A genome region from Macrobrachium rosenbergii isolate ZJJX-2024 chromosome 42, ASM4041242v1, whole genome shotgun sequence includes the following:
- the CSN1b gene encoding COP9 signalosome complex subunit 1, producing MPLQMQGGLMQNNVEPMVIDMAVEENDNTEEEPVIVESTSLDLETYANSYTGLAKLQRLIFIADRCPQLRVEALRMAILYVQTTYNVNLYTQLHRKIQEAVSGANAASASLPDIAGGQMAGGVAANLPAVDMQWVESRAKKAALKLEKLDTDLKNSKVNSIKESIRRGHDDLGDHYLDCGDLSNALKCYSRARDYCTSFKHIINMCLNVIKVSIYLNNWSHVLSYVSKAQATPEVTETRQSGNKDQSAVIQTKLTCAAGLAQLATRKYKAAAKSFLLAQLDSADFPDLLSTSNIAMYGGLCALATFSRQELQKLVISSSSFKLFLEVEPQLRDIIFKFYESKYASCLKLLDELKDVLMLDLYLAPHLNTLYSRIRNRALIQYFSPYMSADLEKMAAAFNTTISALEDELMALILDGQIQARIDSHNKILYAKAVEERSMTFERSLEMGREHVMRVKGLILRSALIKNQIHVKSPPREGGGGGGQGGGDVTMAATNSSAAAPRN from the exons ATGCCGTTGCAAATGCAAGGAGGACTGATGCAG AATAATGTAGAGCCAATGGTTATTGATATGGCTGTCGAGGAGAATGACAACACGGAGGAAGAGCCAGTCATTGTAGAAAGCACATCTTTG gaTTTAGAGACGTATGCCAATAGCTACACAGGTCTAGCCAAACTCCAACGCCTCATTTTTATAGCTGATCGATGTCCTCAATTACGAGTGGAAGCCTTACGTATGGCCATTCTTTATGTCCAAACAACCTACAATGTAAACCTCTATACTCAACTTCACCGGAAGATACAGGAGGCTGTGAG TGGAGCCAATGCAGCGAGCGCCAGTTTACCTGATATAGCTGGAGGTCAAATGGCCGGAGGAGTTGCTGCCAATTTGCCCGCTGTAGATATGCAGTGGGTGGAATCGCGTGCGAAGAAAGCGGCATTAAAGTTAGAAAAGTTGGATACTGACCTGAAGAATTCGAAG GTCAACAGCATCAAAGAATCCATTCGACGGGGACATGACGATTTAGGTGATCACTACTTAGACTGCGGTGACCTTTCCAATGCCCTGAAATGCTATTCCCGTGCCCGCGACTATTGTACATCCTTTAAACACATTATTAACATGTGTCTTAATGTGATTAAG GTTTCCATCTATTTAAACAATTGGTCACATGTACTGAGTTATGTCAGCAAAGCTCAAGCGACTCCTGAAGTAACAGAAACAAGG CAAAGTGGCAACAAAGATCAGTCGGCAGTTATCCAAACAAAATTAACGTGTGCTGCAGGTTTAGCACAGTTAGCCACTAGAAAATATAAG GCTGCAGCTAAGAGTTTTCTTCTCGCCCAGCTTGATTCAGCTGATTTTCCAGACCTTTTGTCTACTTCCAATATAGCTATGTATGGTGGCTTATGTGCGTTAGCCACGTTTTCTCGTCAAGAATTACAGAAGTTGGTTATTTCTAGTAG ttCGTTTAAACTATTTTTGGAAGTGGAACCACAGTTACGTGAcatcatttttaagttttatgaatCCAAGTATGCCTCCTGCCTCAAACTTTTAGATGAATTAAAG gATGTTTTAATGTTGGACCTGTATTTGGCGCCGCATCTCAACACACTATACTCTCGTATTAGAAATCGAGCTCTTATACAGTATTTTAG TCCTTACATGAGTGCAGACTTAGAAAAGATGGCTGCAGCATTCAATACCACTATAAGTGCTCTAGAAGATGAGTTGATGGCTTTAATACTGGATGGTCAAATTCAAGCACGTATAGATTCCCATAATAAG ATTCTATACGCCAAAGCAGTGGAGGAAAGAAGCATGACTTTTGAACGATCACTGGAGATGGGCCGGGAACATGTCATGCGAGTCAAAGGCCTCATTCTGAGATCTGCACTCATCAAGAACCAGATACATGTTAAGAGTCCGCCAcgtgaaggagggggagggggtggtcaGGGTGGTGGTGATGTCACTATGGCAGCAACAAACAGTTCTGCAGCGGCTCCTAGGAACTAG